The Imtechella halotolerans DNA window TGCCTAGTGATTCTAAGATTAAGGCTGAAATCCTTTATAACAAATACGATATTTTCAAAAATCTTTTTAGCTGGTATATGTACGTAGGCACCTTGTTGTTTGTGGTTCTACTGATACAAATATTTAAAGACAGTAAAGGGATTCGGTTAACTGCAAAAATCCTTGGGTATGCCATTTTTGCCTTGTTTGCCCTACATACAGCGGGTCTTATTGCACGTTGGTATGTATCGGGTCACGCACCTTGGAGTGATGCCTATGAGAGTATGATTTATGTAGCATGGGCCACTATGGGAATGGGGGTGTTGTTTGCGAAAAAATCTCCTTTGACACTGGCCTCTACTGCCTTTGTAACCTCTATGGTACTAATGATTGCTCATTGGAGCTGGATGGATCCGGCCATAGCCAATTTGCAACCTGTACTCGATAGTTACTGGTTAATGATTCACGTTGCCGTTATTGTTGGTAGTTATGGACCGTTTACCTTAGGTTTAATTATTGGAGCCGTCGTATTACTACTTATGTTGTTTACAACCAATGAAAACAAACCTAAAATGACTCTCGCCATTAAAGAGCTTACCATCGTAAATGAGCTTGCGTTAACAGTTGGACTTGTGATGCTTACCATTGGGAACTTTTTAGGAGGTCAATGGGCTAATGAGAGCTGGGGTCGTTACTGGGGTTGGGATCCTAAAGAAACCTGGGCCTTGGTAAGTATAATGGTGTATGCTTTTGTGGTACACATGCGTATAGTTCCTGGTCTTAGAGGTACCTGGGCCTTTAACTTTGCTAGTGTGGTTGCCTTTGCAAGTATTATGATGACCTACTTTGGAGTGAATTTCTATTTGTCTGGGTTACATAGTTATGCCAGCGGAGAAAAAATTATCACACCTAGCTTTGTATATTATTCTGTAGTGATCGTGGCGATTCTAGGTGCCTTATCCTATTGGAGATATAAGGTGCATTATAAGAAGAAATAAATAGTCAGTAGTTATAACCTCATACTTTTTTGTAATTTTATACAAGAAAGCTCGTAAAAAGTAGTTTTTCTAGAAAAGCTACTTTTTATGATTTATAACCTAATGAAAAAGAAAAAATTTCACACAATGAAAAGAGTACTCACCCTTATCTGTGTGCTTTGTTTAGCAAGCACTCAGGCACAAAAAACAACTACAATGAATACCTCTGTACACCAATTTACTGTGGAAGACATCTATGGTGAACCATTTGCCTTGGCAGATTTAAAAGGAAAAAAAGTGATGATTGTTAATACAGCCTCTGAGTGTGGGCTTACTCCACAATACAAGCAATTACAAGAGCTATATGATACCTATGGAGGTCAAAATTTTGTCATCATTGGTTTTCCAGCAAATAACTTTGCGGGGCAGGAGCCTGGATCAAATGAATCCATAGCTAGTTTTTGTGAGGCTAATTATGGGGTTACCTTTCCCATGATGAGTAAAATTTCTGTTAAAGGGGACGATTGTCATCCTCTATATACGTGGCTTACAAGTAAGGCCTTAAATGGAGTGGAGGATTCCGAAGTACAATGGAACTTTCAAAAGTACTTGATTGATGAACAAGGTCATTTGGCAAAAGTAATAGCACCACGTACCTTACCAACTGATGCGGAAATTGTAAACTGGATCACCTCAAATTAGGCAAATAACCAACCAAGAATTGTGAAAAAAGAACCGTATAAACTCAACACCATTTGTACTCATACAGGTGAATTAGAGGATACCCAGTTTAAGGGAGCTGTTTCTCCCTTATATATGAGTACGTCCTATGCCTATGAAGGGGTAGAGGTAAAACGTTATCCCAGGTATTTTAATACTCCCAATCAGGTGGCATTGGCTAAAAAGATGGCCGCTTTAGAACATGCAGAAGCTGCATTGATTTTCGGTAGTGGAATGGCCGCTGTAAGTACCGCACTTTTAGCCTTTTTGCGTTCAGGAGATCACGTAGTTTTACAGAAAACCCTTTATGGGGGTACCTATAATTTTGTGGTGGAGGAATTTCCTAAATATGGGATT harbors:
- a CDS encoding glutathione peroxidase; amino-acid sequence: MKRVLTLICVLCLASTQAQKTTTMNTSVHQFTVEDIYGEPFALADLKGKKVMIVNTASECGLTPQYKQLQELYDTYGGQNFVIIGFPANNFAGQEPGSNESIASFCEANYGVTFPMMSKISVKGDDCHPLYTWLTSKALNGVEDSEVQWNFQKYLIDEQGHLAKVIAPRTLPTDAEIVNWITSN